A region from the Capra hircus breed San Clemente chromosome 9, ASM170441v1, whole genome shotgun sequence genome encodes:
- the OLIG3 gene encoding oligodendrocyte transcription factor 3, translating into MNSDSSSVSSRASSPDMDEMYLRDHHHRHHHHQESRLNSVSSTQGDMVQKMPGESLSRAGAKAAGESSKYKIKKQLSEQDLQQLRLKINGRERKRMHDLNLAMDGLREVMPYAHGPSVRKLSKIATLLLARNYILMLTSSLEEMKRLVGEIYGGHHSAFHCGTVGHSAGHPAHAANAVHPVHPILGGALSSGNASSPLSAASLPAIGTIRPPHSLLKAPSTPPALQLGSGFQHWAGLPCPCTICQMPPPPHLSALSTANMARLSAESKDLLK; encoded by the coding sequence ATGAATTCTGATTCAAGCTCTGTCTCCAGCAGAGCTTCATCTCCGGACATGGATGAGATGTATCTGAGGgaccaccaccaccgccatcaccaccaccaggagAGCCGCCTCAACTCGGTCTCGTCCACGCAGGGCGACATGGTGCAGAAGATGCCAGGGGAAAGCCTCTCGCGAGCCGGCGCCAAGGCCGCGGGCGAGAGCAGCAAGTACAAAATCAAGAAGCAGCTGTCGGAGCAGGACCTCCAGCAGTTGAGACTGAAGATCAACGGACGCGAGCGCAAGCGGATGCACGACCTGAACCTAGCTATGGACGGGCTGCGCGAGGTCATGCCATACGCACACGGGCCCTCGGTGCGCAAACTCTCCAAGATCGCCACTCTCCTACTGGCCAGAAACTACATCCTCATGCTCACCAGCTCCTTGGAGGAGATGAAGAGGTTGGTTGGTGAGATCTACGGAGGCCACCACTCGGCCTTCCACTGCGGGACCGTGGGCCACTCGGCCGGCCACCCAGCGCACGCCGCCAACGCCGTGCACCCGGTGCATCCCATCCTGGGCGGCGCGCTCTCCTCTGGCAACGCCTCGTCCCCTCTGTCCGCTGCCTCGCTGCCCGCCATCGGCACCATCCGGCCTCCCCACTCGCTGCTCAAGGCGCCGTCCACGCCTCCGGCGCTGCAGCTGGGCAGCGGCTTCCAGCACTGGGCCGGGCTACCCTGCCCCTGCACCATCTGCCAGATGCCACCGCCGCCGCACCTGTCCGCTCTGTCCACCGCCAACATGGCCAGGCTGTCTGCCGAGTCCAAGGACTTGCTCAAGTGA